CCCCGCCCCACCCCGGGCGCAGCGGTGCTGCGCCCCTACGCCCGGCGCCCCACCGGGCGCAGCGGTGCTGCGCCCCTACAACGGTGGTGCGCGTGTGAGGGGCGGAGGGAGGTGTTGGACGCCTGGCGTTGCCGCTGCCCGGCCCCGCCCCACCCCGGGCGCAGCGGTGCTGCGCCCCTACCCCTTGCCCACACCGGGCGCAGCAGTGCTACGTCGCTACGCCTGGCACCTCACCGCGCTTGCGGTCGGTGCTGCGTCGCTACGCCGGGCGCTCCCCCGGAGGCTGGGAGTAGGGCACCCAGGGCCCGGGGCAGCCGTTCGAGCGGGAAGGGCGGCCGCGCCAGGGGCTGGACGGCGAGCGACATCAACGCCAGCTCGGCGTCGTCGCCGGCCACGCGGTTGGCGGTCATTGCCCCGCAGGAAGTGCAGCGATGGATGACTGCCCATTCGCCGTTCCGCTTGACCCAGACGGCTATTGGCTCCATAGGCGACCGGCACGAGGAGCGGCGGCGGCCGTCCGGGCCGTCGAGGTGCAGGCTCCAGAGACAGTGCGGGCAGTGGTTGCGGTTGGCGGTCCCTGGTGCGGCCAGGGGCACGAAACGGCCGCACTGCACGCAGTCGAACCCGCCGCTGCTCGCGCCTGGTGGCAGGCGTATGCCGGGGCCCTGGTCCTTCGCCGCCATGGTCACAGCTCCGCCCGCATGTAGCGGCGCCAGAGGTCGCGCGACAACCGCCAGGCCTCGGCGCGCACGCCGAACTGCGAGAAGTAGCGCACGACGTTCGCGATGTCCCGTTCCAGTAGCTGCTGGGCCTGGCTGTTGAAGCGGGCGTCCACCGCCTGGGGGAAGTCGATCAGTACGACGCGGCCACCCCACCAGAGGATGTTGTGGGCGGAGAGGTCGCCATGGATTCG
This genomic interval from Dehalococcoidia bacterium contains the following:
- a CDS encoding RNHCP domain-containing protein — encoded protein: MAAKDQGPGIRLPPGASSGGFDCVQCGRFVPLAAPGTANRNHCPHCLWSLHLDGPDGRRRSSCRSPMEPIAVWVKRNGEWAVIHRCTSCGAMTANRVAGDDAELALMSLAVQPLARPPFPLERLPRALGALLPASGGAPGVATQHRPQAR